A genomic segment from Blastococcus sp. PRF04-17 encodes:
- a CDS encoding tyrosine-type recombinase/integrase — protein sequence MTAGTVRISIGEVRWYRSSWRFEWTLLNPDGTKRPKTVTHKDKDVLDIFRARMLEARSAQMPFDQGTGLPPGLERPGGRRTGRARGQGGYDPARPLLVDIEARTHARWDRPSRRGTVSGSTTKDRLDGAVDNAMALLRWNALENDEIVLDAGQRKAARSYLRERFTPPEVRRRKAEREQQERAARRAVVPAPTAQQRYQWRRADEKRAESQRWLESRNRRWEEFFDRYGLRWWEVDVAAVEGALEALSLTVEGDDVESITVTGRFVVLNELFEWGVKNRRLGANPVHAMDRDDRPSTTVAVTPLDLRKVLPMALLLRLLASVQELGEQGNELALRLVAYFGLLGLAGLRPAEARAVRVSWLFLPDHGWGHLILAGRLAAPGQRFTPDGERDEEGALKWQPAGVTRAVPLPPRLVALLRRHIAQFGLAGDDRLFVDPNGKVLNADKISGVWRAAKAVALAGDDRFAALKPYGLRHTRATYLLAAGMDEGQVAAWLGHSTWVLNNVYRGVRDLRGIGYAEELGAHVDDIVPPEWRSGTGRQSGGVDPAALAAHLLALVAGAGVGAGLPQLSAPHDQATLLQRMLGQLVGGGPGDVLETSAIETVTRPGPREPEMLQLPATGST from the coding sequence GTGACCGCCGGGACGGTCCGCATCTCCATCGGCGAGGTGCGCTGGTACCGCAGCTCCTGGCGCTTCGAGTGGACGCTGCTGAACCCCGACGGGACCAAGCGGCCCAAGACGGTGACGCATAAGGACAAGGACGTCCTGGACATCTTCCGCGCCCGGATGCTCGAGGCCCGCAGCGCCCAGATGCCCTTCGACCAGGGAACCGGTCTGCCGCCGGGGCTGGAGCGCCCCGGAGGCAGGCGCACCGGACGGGCCCGGGGACAGGGCGGGTACGACCCGGCCCGCCCGCTGCTGGTCGACATCGAGGCGCGTACCCACGCCCGGTGGGACAGGCCCAGCCGCCGCGGCACCGTTTCCGGCTCCACCACGAAGGACCGCCTGGACGGAGCGGTGGACAACGCGATGGCGCTGCTCCGCTGGAACGCCCTGGAGAACGACGAGATCGTGCTGGACGCCGGTCAGCGGAAGGCGGCGCGGTCCTACCTGCGGGAGCGGTTCACCCCGCCGGAGGTCCGTCGCCGGAAGGCCGAGCGGGAGCAGCAGGAGCGCGCGGCGCGCCGGGCGGTGGTCCCCGCGCCGACCGCGCAGCAGCGCTACCAATGGCGCCGGGCGGATGAGAAGCGGGCGGAGAGCCAGCGGTGGCTGGAGTCGCGCAACCGCCGGTGGGAAGAGTTCTTCGACCGCTACGGCCTTCGCTGGTGGGAGGTCGACGTCGCCGCCGTGGAGGGGGCGCTGGAGGCGCTCTCGCTGACCGTCGAGGGCGACGACGTAGAGTCGATCACCGTCACGGGCAGGTTCGTGGTCCTCAACGAGCTGTTTGAGTGGGGCGTGAAGAACCGGCGGTTGGGCGCCAACCCGGTGCACGCGATGGACCGTGACGACCGCCCGAGCACGACCGTGGCCGTCACGCCGCTCGACCTGCGCAAGGTGCTGCCGATGGCACTGCTGCTGCGGCTGCTGGCCAGCGTGCAGGAGCTCGGGGAGCAGGGCAACGAGCTGGCCCTGCGGCTGGTGGCCTACTTCGGCCTGCTGGGGCTGGCCGGGCTCCGGCCGGCGGAGGCGCGGGCGGTGCGGGTCTCCTGGCTGTTCCTGCCCGACCACGGCTGGGGCCACCTGATCCTCGCCGGCCGGCTGGCCGCACCGGGCCAGCGCTTCACGCCCGACGGCGAGCGGGACGAGGAGGGAGCGCTGAAGTGGCAGCCGGCCGGCGTCACCCGCGCCGTCCCACTGCCGCCCCGGCTGGTGGCGCTGCTGCGTCGGCACATCGCCCAGTTCGGCCTGGCCGGTGACGACCGGCTGTTCGTCGACCCGAACGGCAAGGTCCTCAACGCCGACAAGATAAGCGGGGTGTGGCGGGCGGCGAAGGCGGTCGCGCTTGCCGGCGATGACCGGTTCGCGGCCCTGAAGCCCTACGGGCTCCGTCACACCCGGGCCACCTACCTGCTCGCGGCCGGCATGGACGAGGGGCAGGTCGCCGCCTGGCTCGGCCACTCGACCTGGGTGCTGAACAACGTCTACCGAGGCGTCCGGGACCTGCGTGGCATCGGCTATGCCGAGGAGCTGGGCGCCCACGTCGACGACATCGTGCCGCCGGAGTGGCGCAGCGGGACCGGCCGACAGTCGGGCGGTGTCGATCCCGCCGCGCTCGCGGCGCATCTTCTCGCGCTGGTTGCGGGGGCGGGCGTCGGGGCCGGACTGCCGCAGCTCTCGGCCCCGCACGACCAGGCCACGCTGCTCCAGCGCATGCTCGGACAGCTTGTCGGCGGCGGCCCAGGCGACGTGCTGGAGACCTCCGCCATCGAGACGGTGACCAGACCGGGGCCGCGCGAGCCGGAGATGCTGCAGCTTCCCGCGACCGGTTCCACGTGA
- a CDS encoding ABC transporter ATP-binding protein, which translates to MSDVLVSARGLEVHFPIRGGGVRRKTAGVLRAVDGVDLDIVRGETLGLVGESGCGKSTLGNALLRLVPPTGGTVTFDGTDVTALDRRGLKTMRRRAGMVFQDPFASLDPRRTVAQTVAEPLEVHGLRSGRRERAARVGELLELVGLDPAVAGRYPHEFSGGQRQRVGIARALAGEPDFLVCDEAIASLDVSVQAQVLNLLRRLQRQLGLTLLFISHDLSAVRHLSDRIAVMYLGRVVEIGPAAAVGSSPQMPYTQALLSAVPVPHPQLERARKRIVLTGDVPSPSAVPSGCRFRTRCPYVFEPCPDVDPALQPAGAPGQLAACHLHGVVGTPVTSDTPPPP; encoded by the coding sequence ATGAGCGACGTCCTGGTCTCGGCGCGGGGCCTCGAGGTGCACTTCCCGATCCGCGGCGGCGGGGTGCGGCGGAAGACGGCCGGGGTGCTGCGCGCCGTGGACGGCGTGGACCTCGACATCGTCCGCGGCGAGACGCTGGGGCTGGTCGGCGAGTCCGGCTGCGGCAAGTCGACGCTGGGCAACGCGCTGCTGCGGCTGGTGCCGCCCACCGGCGGGACCGTCACCTTCGACGGCACCGACGTCACCGCGCTCGACCGGCGGGGGCTCAAGACGATGCGCCGTCGGGCCGGGATGGTGTTCCAGGACCCGTTCGCGTCGCTCGACCCGCGCCGCACCGTCGCGCAGACGGTGGCCGAGCCGCTGGAGGTGCACGGTCTGCGGTCGGGCCGGCGCGAGCGCGCGGCCCGGGTCGGCGAGCTGCTGGAGCTGGTCGGGCTGGACCCCGCGGTGGCCGGCCGGTATCCGCACGAGTTCTCCGGCGGTCAGCGGCAGCGCGTCGGCATCGCCCGTGCCCTGGCCGGTGAGCCGGACTTCCTGGTCTGCGACGAGGCGATCGCGTCGCTGGACGTCAGCGTCCAGGCGCAGGTGCTCAACCTGCTGCGCCGGCTGCAGCGGCAGCTGGGGCTCACGCTGCTGTTCATCTCCCACGACCTGTCCGCCGTCCGGCACCTGTCCGACCGGATCGCGGTCATGTACCTGGGCCGGGTGGTCGAGATCGGGCCCGCGGCCGCGGTGGGGTCCTCCCCGCAGATGCCGTACACCCAGGCGCTGCTGTCGGCCGTGCCCGTGCCGCATCCGCAGCTGGAGCGGGCGCGCAAGCGGATCGTGCTCACCGGCGACGTCCCCTCGCCGTCCGCCGTCCCCAGCGGGTGCCGGTTCCGGACACGCTGCCCGTACGTGTTCGAGCCCTGCCCGGACGTCGACCCGGCGCTGCAGCCGGCCGGCGCGCCCGGTCAGCTGGCGGCCTGCCACCTGCACGGCGTGGTCGGCACCCCTGTCACGTCGGACACACCCCCGCCGCCGTGA
- a CDS encoding MFS transporter — protein MTTAGTPTTASPPGLARTGGSLWWALGPAVALVLASLCLRGPFSAVGPVLGELGDEFSLSTGALAVVTALPLVCFGLVSPFAPGLAARFGVHRAVVVGMAVIAAGILLRLGGAPGLFAGTVLLTGGIAIVNVLAPAAARAEYGAKRAAAVVGLVTAAMATSASAGAGLAQPLTSLAGSARVGLALWLAPVTVALLAVAVLARRRRTAPKPESTAPGSRTAILRDRVALAVTLYFGIQSLSFYAMLTWLPGILQAEAGVSRVGAGALVALAALLGVPASLVVPTLATRRPSQVGWVVAVSVPTVVGIAGLLVAPAAAPLLWAVLYGLGTGAAFPLAMTLVLRRTRDVAQTGRLSASAQSIGYLIAASGPLAVGLLHDATDSWTPALVLLLVAVLAQIAIGIPAGRAHLVRADA, from the coding sequence ATGACCACCGCCGGCACCCCGACCACCGCCAGCCCTCCCGGGCTCGCTCGCACCGGCGGCAGCCTCTGGTGGGCGCTGGGCCCGGCCGTCGCGCTGGTGCTGGCCTCGCTGTGCCTGCGCGGCCCCTTCTCGGCGGTCGGCCCGGTGCTCGGCGAGCTCGGCGACGAGTTCTCGCTGTCCACCGGCGCGCTCGCCGTCGTCACCGCGCTGCCGCTGGTCTGCTTCGGCCTGGTGTCGCCGTTCGCGCCCGGCCTGGCGGCACGGTTCGGCGTCCACCGGGCGGTGGTCGTCGGCATGGCGGTGATCGCGGCCGGCATCCTGCTGCGCCTCGGCGGCGCGCCGGGATTGTTCGCCGGCACCGTGCTGCTCACCGGCGGCATCGCGATCGTCAACGTGCTGGCCCCCGCTGCGGCGCGGGCCGAGTACGGCGCGAAGCGGGCGGCCGCGGTGGTCGGGCTGGTGACGGCGGCCATGGCGACCTCGGCCAGCGCCGGTGCGGGCCTGGCCCAGCCGCTCACCTCGCTGGCCGGCAGTGCACGGGTCGGGCTGGCGCTGTGGCTGGCGCCCGTGACCGTCGCACTGCTCGCCGTCGCCGTCCTCGCCCGGAGGCGGCGGACGGCGCCTAAGCCGGAGTCCACGGCGCCCGGCTCGCGGACGGCGATCCTCCGCGACCGCGTGGCGCTGGCGGTGACCCTCTACTTCGGCATCCAGTCGCTGTCGTTCTACGCGATGCTCACCTGGCTGCCCGGCATCCTGCAGGCCGAGGCGGGCGTCTCGCGAGTGGGGGCCGGCGCCCTGGTCGCGCTGGCCGCCCTGCTCGGTGTCCCGGCGTCCCTCGTCGTCCCGACGCTGGCCACCCGGCGGCCGTCCCAGGTGGGGTGGGTCGTCGCCGTGTCGGTGCCCACCGTCGTCGGCATCGCCGGCCTGCTCGTCGCGCCGGCGGCCGCGCCGCTGCTGTGGGCCGTGCTGTACGGGCTGGGCACCGGCGCGGCCTTCCCGCTGGCGATGACCCTCGTGCTGCGGCGCACCCGCGACGTCGCCCAGACCGGCCGGCTCTCGGCGAGCGCGCAGAGCATCGGCTACCTGATCGCCGCGAGCGGCCCGCTGGCCGTCGGCCTGCTGCACGACGCCACCGACAGCTGGACACCGGCGCTCGTGCTGCTGCTGGTCGCCGTCCTGGCGCAGATCGCGATCGGGATCCCGGCCGGCCGCGCCCACCTGGTGCGCGCCGACGCGTGA